In a single window of the Bacillus mycoides genome:
- a CDS encoding DMT family transporter — MPYFYVFLLLLTSLLWGGNFVVGKSLVDHASPMTLTSLRWMIAIVCLLPLVWFKEKKIIPPRAAIIPLVIMGITGVALFNIFQFLALEKTSATNVGLISTLNAISIALFSVLFLKEKVNTLQILSMILSFFGVILVLLKGNFALLFSLHFNSGDLWMIAAVCIWGIYSVCSKWATKTVTPLMATLYSGIFGVILLLPFNIGSFTVSNINSSFITSLLYTGLISTVLCMVFWNIGVQKLGATTSGIFLNFNPIFTAILAFLFLGEELTWIQIFGTIIVVTGCYLFSHFKTVAVQPTRALMRKHS, encoded by the coding sequence ATGCCTTATTTTTACGTCTTTTTACTATTATTAACAAGCTTATTATGGGGAGGAAATTTTGTCGTTGGGAAATCACTTGTCGATCATGCGTCTCCGATGACACTGACAAGTTTAAGATGGATGATTGCGATTGTTTGTTTATTACCACTCGTATGGTTTAAAGAGAAGAAAATTATTCCACCGCGTGCTGCTATAATCCCGTTAGTAATTATGGGAATTACAGGCGTCGCTCTTTTCAACATTTTTCAATTTTTAGCATTAGAAAAAACATCCGCAACGAATGTAGGTCTTATTTCTACATTGAACGCTATTTCAATTGCATTATTTTCTGTGCTGTTTCTAAAAGAAAAAGTAAATACGCTTCAAATTCTTTCTATGATTCTTTCATTTTTTGGGGTCATCCTCGTTCTTTTAAAGGGAAACTTTGCTCTTTTATTTTCACTACATTTTAATAGCGGGGATTTATGGATGATTGCAGCAGTTTGTATTTGGGGCATTTATTCTGTTTGTAGTAAATGGGCGACAAAAACAGTTACACCGCTAATGGCTACATTATATTCTGGTATTTTCGGCGTTATTTTATTGCTTCCATTTAACATAGGTAGCTTCACTGTTTCCAATATCAACTCTTCCTTCATAACATCACTTTTATATACAGGACTCATTTCAACAGTACTTTGTATGGTGTTTTGGAATATTGGTGTACAGAAATTAGGCGCTACTACATCGGGGATTTTTCTAAATTTCAATCCAATTTTCACAGCTATTTTAGCATTCCTTTTCCTTGGAGAAGAATTAACATGGATTCAAATTTTCGGTACAATCATC